A section of the Pseudomonas tritici genome encodes:
- a CDS encoding high-affinity branched-chain amino acid ABC transporter permease LivM: MSRYLKSAFFSALLVWAVAFPVLGLKLSIVGINLEVHGTGPVTLTIIALCSVLMFLRVLFTQQVGALLKGNRAPLVSPKVSQFLTLPRTQRYIIIGLIVAALIWPFFGSRGAVDIATLILIYVLLGLGLNIVVGLAGLLDLGYVGFYAVGAYTYALLSHYLGWSFWICLPLAGMAAATFGFLLGFPVLRLRGDYLAIVTLGFGEIIRLFLRNLTDITGGPNGISSIPKPTFFGLSFDRTAAEGMQTFHEYFGIAYNPVSKVVFLYLVALLLALAALFVINRLLRMPIGRAWEALREDEIACRALGLNPTIIKLSAFTLGAAFAGFAGSFFAARQGLVTPESFTFIESAIILAIVVLGGMGSQLGVILAAIVMILLPEMMREFSEYRMLMFGAMMVLMMIWRPQGLLPMQRPHMELRK; the protein is encoded by the coding sequence ATGAGCAGATATCTTAAATCGGCGTTTTTCAGCGCCTTGCTGGTGTGGGCCGTGGCCTTCCCGGTACTCGGCCTCAAGCTGAGCATTGTCGGCATCAACCTGGAAGTGCATGGCACCGGTCCCGTGACCCTGACCATCATCGCCCTGTGTTCGGTGCTGATGTTCCTGCGCGTGCTGTTCACCCAGCAGGTCGGCGCCTTGCTCAAGGGCAACCGTGCGCCGTTGGTGTCGCCCAAGGTCAGCCAATTCCTGACCCTGCCGCGCACCCAGCGCTACATCATCATCGGCCTGATCGTGGCCGCGTTGATCTGGCCGTTCTTCGGCTCGCGCGGCGCGGTCGACATCGCCACCCTGATCCTGATCTACGTGTTGTTGGGCCTGGGCCTGAACATCGTGGTGGGCCTGGCCGGCCTGCTCGACCTGGGTTATGTGGGTTTTTATGCGGTGGGTGCCTACACCTACGCGCTGCTGTCGCACTACCTGGGCTGGAGCTTCTGGATCTGCCTGCCGCTGGCCGGCATGGCGGCGGCCACGTTCGGCTTCCTGCTGGGCTTTCCGGTATTGCGGTTGCGCGGTGACTACCTGGCCATCGTGACCCTGGGCTTCGGTGAAATCATCCGCTTGTTCCTGCGTAACCTCACCGATATCACCGGCGGCCCCAACGGCATCAGCAGCATCCCCAAGCCGACCTTCTTCGGGCTGTCGTTCGACCGCACCGCCGCAGAGGGCATGCAGACGTTCCACGAGTACTTCGGGATTGCCTACAACCCGGTGAGCAAAGTGGTGTTCCTGTACCTGGTGGCGCTGTTGCTGGCACTGGCAGCCTTGTTCGTGATCAACCGCCTGTTGCGCATGCCGATAGGCCGCGCTTGGGAAGCATTGCGCGAAGACGAGATCGCCTGCCGTGCACTGGGCCTGAACCCGACCATCATCAAACTCTCCGCCTTTACCCTGGGTGCTGCATTCGCCGGTTTCGCCGGTAGCTTCTTTGCCGCTCGCCAAGGTCTGGTGACGCCGGAGTCGTTCACCTTCATCGAGTCGGCGATCATCCTCGCCATCGTGGTACTGGGTGGCATGGGCTCGCAACTGGGTGTGATTTTGGCCGCGATCGTGATGATCCTGTTGCCGGAAATGATGCGTGAGTTCAGCGAATACCGCATGTTGATGTTCGGCGCCATGATGGTGCTGATGATGATCTGGCGTCCTCAAGGCCTGCTGCCCATGCAACGTCCACACATGGAGCTGCGCAAATGA
- the livG gene encoding high-affinity branched-chain amino acid ABC transporter ATP-binding protein LivG, which translates to MSREILKVENLSMRFGGLLAVNGVALTVKEKQVVALIGPNGAGKTTVFNCLTGFYKPSGGSILLDGQPIQGLAGHEIARKGVVRTFQNVRLFKDMTAVENLLIAQHRHLNTNFFAGLFKTPAFRKSEREAMEYAEYWLDKVNLTEFANRPAGTLAYGQQRRLEIARCMMTRPRILMLDEPAAGLNPKETEDLKALISVLREENNATVLLIEHDMKLVMSISDHIVVINQGTPLANGTPEQIRDNPEVIKAYLGEA; encoded by the coding sequence ATGAGCCGCGAGATCCTGAAAGTCGAAAATCTGAGCATGCGTTTCGGCGGTTTGCTGGCGGTCAACGGCGTGGCCCTGACCGTGAAAGAGAAACAGGTTGTAGCGTTGATCGGCCCGAACGGCGCCGGCAAGACCACGGTGTTCAACTGCCTCACCGGTTTCTACAAGCCGAGTGGCGGCAGCATCCTGCTGGACGGTCAGCCGATCCAGGGCCTGGCCGGTCACGAGATTGCCCGCAAGGGCGTGGTGCGGACCTTCCAGAACGTGCGGTTGTTCAAGGACATGACGGCGGTCGAGAACCTGCTGATCGCCCAGCACCGTCACTTGAACACCAACTTCTTCGCGGGCCTGTTCAAGACCCCGGCGTTCCGCAAGAGCGAACGCGAGGCCATGGAGTACGCCGAGTACTGGCTGGACAAGGTCAACCTCACCGAGTTTGCCAACCGCCCCGCCGGCACCTTGGCCTATGGTCAGCAACGTCGCCTGGAGATCGCCCGCTGCATGATGACCCGCCCGCGGATCCTCATGCTCGACGAACCGGCCGCCGGCCTGAACCCCAAGGAAACCGAAGACCTCAAGGCGCTGATCAGCGTGTTGCGTGAAGAAAACAACGCCACCGTGCTGTTGATCGAACACGACATGAAACTGGTCATGAGCATTTCCGACCACATCGTGGTGATCAACCAGGGCACGCCTTTGGCCAACGGGACACCGGAGCAGATCCGCGACAATCCTGAAGTGATCAAAGCCTATTTGGGGGAAGCGTAA
- the livH gene encoding high-affinity branched-chain amino acid ABC transporter permease LivH yields the protein MPEIYHFFQQLVNGLTIGSTYALIAIGYTMVYGIIGMINFAHGEVYMIGSYVAFIALAGLAMMGIHSLPLLMTAAFLASIVVTSAYGYSIERVAYRPLRGSNRLIPLISAIGMSIFLQNTVLLSQDSKDKSIPNLIPGSFSFGPGGAQEVLISYMQILVFVVTLVAMLGLTLFISRSRLGRACRACAEDIKMANLLGINTNNIIALTFVIGAALAAVAAVLLSMQYGVINPNAGFLVGLKAFTAAVLGGIGSIPGAMLGGLVLGVAEAFGADIFGDQYKDVVAFGLLVLVLLFRPTGILGRPEVEKV from the coding sequence CATTTTTTCCAACAGCTGGTTAATGGCCTGACCATTGGCAGCACCTATGCCTTGATAGCCATTGGCTACACAATGGTTTACGGCATCATTGGAATGATTAACTTCGCCCATGGCGAGGTGTACATGATTGGCTCCTACGTGGCCTTTATCGCCCTTGCCGGGTTGGCCATGATGGGTATCCATTCCCTGCCGCTGTTGATGACCGCCGCGTTCCTTGCGTCGATCGTCGTGACCAGTGCCTATGGCTACAGTATCGAGCGCGTTGCCTATCGCCCCTTGCGTGGCAGCAACCGTTTGATCCCGCTGATTTCCGCCATCGGCATGTCGATTTTCCTGCAGAACACCGTATTGCTGTCCCAGGACTCCAAGGACAAGTCCATTCCCAACCTGATTCCGGGGAGCTTCTCCTTCGGCCCAGGTGGCGCACAAGAAGTGCTGATTTCGTATATGCAGATCCTGGTCTTCGTCGTCACCCTGGTGGCCATGCTGGGCCTGACCCTGTTCATCTCTCGCTCCCGTCTGGGGCGCGCCTGCCGGGCCTGCGCCGAAGATATCAAGATGGCCAACCTGCTGGGCATCAACACCAACAACATCATCGCCCTGACCTTCGTGATCGGCGCCGCATTGGCGGCCGTCGCGGCGGTGCTGCTGAGCATGCAGTACGGCGTGATCAACCCCAACGCCGGTTTCCTGGTGGGCCTCAAGGCCTTTACCGCGGCGGTATTGGGCGGCATCGGCAGCATCCCGGGCGCGATGCTCGGCGGGCTGGTGCTGGGCGTGGCCGAAGCCTTTGGCGCCGATATCTTCGGCGACCAGTACAAGGACGTCGTGGCGTTCGGCCTGTTGGTTCTGGTGCTGTTGTTCCGTCCGACCGGCATCCTGGGCCGTCCGGAGGTTGAGAAAGTATGA
- a CDS encoding BufA1 family periplasmic bufferin-type metallophore — MTTKLSAATLVLALGSALSLSALTTTAHAADDMQKCFGVAEAGKNDCAAGAGTSCAGTSKTKDQANAWKLVPAGTCLKTPSSTSPTGFGQEAAFTAKS, encoded by the coding sequence ATGACCACCAAACTGTCCGCTGCCACCCTCGTCCTGGCCCTCGGTTCCGCGCTGAGCCTGTCGGCCCTGACCACCACCGCTCACGCCGCCGACGACATGCAAAAGTGCTTCGGTGTCGCCGAAGCCGGCAAGAACGATTGCGCCGCAGGTGCTGGCACTTCCTGCGCCGGCACCTCGAAAACCAAGGACCAGGCCAACGCCTGGAAACTGGTTCCGGCCGGCACCTGCCTCAAGACCCCAAGCTCCACCTCGCCGACCGGCTTCGGCCAGGAAGCAGCCTTCACTGCCAAGTCCTGA
- the bufB gene encoding MNIO family bufferin maturase — translation MMTLSSLQAVSQAQAPGLPRRAGLGLKHEHFIAVLETSPDIGFFEVHAENYMVDGGPFHYYLGLIREQYPLSLHGVGLSIGGEGPPDREHLARLATLIERYQPHSFSEHLAWSSHGPVFLNDLLPLAYDSATLQRVCEHIDHVQNTLKRPMLLENPSTYLQFQRSTLDETDFISEIIRRTGCGLLLDVNNVYVSCINHQRDPVAYIDRLPMHAVGEIHLAGFAEDTDSLGDRLLIDDHGAPIDNAVWQLYEKVLAHVGPIATLIERDNQVPALSVLLAEAQQAQWHLSQVTS, via the coding sequence ATGATGACTCTTTCATCCCTGCAAGCCGTCTCCCAGGCTCAGGCGCCCGGCCTCCCACGCCGGGCCGGGCTGGGGCTCAAGCATGAGCACTTCATTGCAGTGCTGGAGACCTCGCCCGACATCGGTTTTTTTGAAGTGCACGCCGAAAACTACATGGTGGATGGCGGCCCGTTTCATTACTACCTGGGGTTGATCCGCGAACAGTACCCGCTGTCATTGCACGGCGTAGGCCTGTCCATCGGCGGAGAAGGCCCGCCGGACCGTGAGCACCTTGCACGGCTGGCAACGCTGATCGAACGCTATCAACCCCACTCTTTTTCCGAACACCTGGCCTGGTCAAGCCACGGCCCGGTGTTTCTCAATGACCTGCTGCCCTTGGCCTATGACAGTGCGACCCTGCAACGGGTGTGCGAACACATTGACCACGTGCAAAATACCCTCAAGCGACCAATGTTGCTGGAGAACCCGTCGACTTACCTGCAATTCCAGCGCTCAACCCTGGATGAGACCGACTTCATCAGTGAGATCATCCGCCGTACTGGCTGCGGTTTGCTGTTGGACGTGAATAACGTCTATGTGTCGTGCATCAACCATCAACGCGATCCGGTTGCCTACATCGACCGCCTGCCGATGCATGCGGTGGGCGAGATTCATCTGGCCGGTTTTGCCGAAGACACTGACAGCCTCGGTGATCGCTTGTTGATCGACGATCACGGCGCGCCTATCGATAACGCCGTATGGCAGCTGTACGAAAAAGTATTGGCGCACGTAGGCCCAATAGCCACGCTGATCGAACGGGACAACCAAGTGCCCGCGCTCAGTGTATTGCTGGCCGAGGCTCAACAGGCCCAATGGCACCTGTCGCAGGTGACTTCATGA
- a CDS encoding ABC transporter ATP-binding protein, giving the protein MLQFENVSTFYGKIQALHSVNVEVRQGEIVTLIGANGAGKSTLLMTLCGSPQAHSGSIRYMGEELVGQQSSQIMRKSIAVVPEGRRVFSRLTVEENLAMGGFFTDKGDYQEQMDKVLHLFPRLKERFSQRGGTMSGGEQQMLAIGRALMSKPKLLLLDEPSLGLAPIIIQQIFDIIEQLRKDGVTVFLVEQNANQALKIADRAYVLENGRVVMQGTGEQLLTDPKVREAYLGG; this is encoded by the coding sequence ATGCTGCAATTCGAAAACGTTTCCACTTTCTACGGCAAGATCCAGGCCCTGCACAGCGTCAACGTGGAAGTGCGCCAAGGCGAGATCGTGACGCTGATCGGCGCCAACGGTGCCGGCAAGTCGACCTTGCTGATGACCCTGTGCGGTTCACCGCAGGCCCACAGCGGCAGCATCCGCTACATGGGTGAAGAACTGGTGGGCCAGCAGTCGTCGCAGATCATGCGCAAGAGCATTGCGGTAGTACCGGAAGGCCGTCGCGTGTTCTCGCGCCTGACCGTCGAAGAGAACCTCGCCATGGGCGGGTTCTTCACCGACAAGGGCGACTACCAGGAGCAGATGGACAAGGTGCTGCACCTGTTCCCTCGGCTCAAGGAACGCTTCAGCCAGCGCGGCGGCACCATGTCCGGCGGCGAGCAGCAAATGCTCGCCATCGGCCGGGCGCTGATGAGCAAGCCCAAGCTGTTGCTACTCGACGAACCTTCGCTTGGCCTGGCGCCGATCATCATCCAGCAGATCTTCGACATCATCGAACAACTGCGCAAGGACGGTGTGACGGTGTTCCTGGTGGAGCAGAACGCCAACCAGGCGCTGAAGATTGCTGACCGTGCCTACGTGCTGGAAAACGGCCGGGTGGTGATGCAGGGTACGGGCGAGCAGTTGTTGACGGACCCTAAGGTGCGCGAGGCATACCTCGGCGGCTGA
- a CDS encoding HvfC/BufC N-terminal domain-containing protein — MSLHDEFAAALLAPNQACPNGLYSSNGADPSSRFAVYRNNVHSSLINALATAYPVTLQLVGEDFFRAMTGLFIQACPPTSPLISGYGSALAAFIQDFEPAASVPYLADMARLERLRVRAYHAADTQPLDQPTVLQALQGQTALGKLRLQLHPSLATLNSAYAVVAVWAAHQTEGGLATLNPWHAQSALVIRQGLEVRVFATDSGSVAFINSLAHGNTLEKAVEHALDAAAEFDLHQCLTLLISHNAITHLHPEQKVSP, encoded by the coding sequence ATGAGCCTTCATGACGAATTTGCCGCAGCGCTGCTGGCGCCGAACCAGGCGTGCCCCAATGGCCTGTACAGCAGCAACGGTGCCGACCCGAGCAGTCGTTTTGCGGTGTATCGCAACAATGTGCACAGCTCGTTGATCAACGCACTCGCAACGGCCTACCCCGTGACATTGCAATTGGTGGGCGAGGACTTCTTCCGTGCGATGACCGGCCTGTTTATCCAGGCTTGCCCACCCACCAGCCCGCTGATCAGCGGGTACGGAAGTGCGCTCGCCGCATTTATCCAGGACTTTGAGCCCGCCGCCAGCGTGCCCTACCTAGCCGATATGGCGCGTTTGGAACGACTGCGTGTGCGCGCTTATCACGCGGCGGACACCCAGCCACTCGACCAACCGACTGTTCTTCAAGCACTGCAAGGCCAAACAGCCCTGGGGAAATTGCGCCTGCAGCTGCATCCCTCCCTTGCCACCTTGAATTCTGCCTACGCGGTGGTGGCGGTATGGGCCGCGCACCAGACCGAAGGCGGCCTGGCCACCCTGAATCCCTGGCACGCCCAGAGTGCGCTGGTAATACGTCAGGGGCTGGAGGTCAGGGTATTTGCCACCGACAGTGGCTCAGTGGCGTTTATCAACAGCCTCGCCCATGGCAATACCTTAGAAAAAGCCGTGGAGCATGCGCTTGACGCAGCGGCCGAGTTCGACCTGCACCAATGCCTGACGCTGCTGATCAGCCACAACGCCATTACTCATTTGCATCCAGAACAAAAGGTATCGCCATGA